The following proteins come from a genomic window of Geomonas sp. RF6:
- a CDS encoding flagellar hook-basal body complex protein, whose amino-acid sequence MSVTSAMYTGVSGLLSNSQAMSVIGNNIANVNTTGFKTARTLFADLLSDSMGNFQVGTGSRVQTSDEVFTQGSMLTSGNVTDLCISGESFFALKAAGSPSPVTTQDAAYLTRAGTFHVDGNLTLVNPDGYQVLDTQGNPIVFTDTFGATLDTFGSDLGTTTVTDITADLAKVKALADTDATKVDAADAACTALTSAAAAYASSPNAATSSTLAAAISAAYNAIVAANASSATPAALTTAAGTVATLSADAAAAANAWRTSFGSVSSISQDGLITYLGRDGVTENFYNVSGGAGIAATADNAGKVQRIALVTAVDPTELQKAGGTLYKAVPGAGVPHEGFSLAANTPNGTSEKLISNALEGSNTDMASEFVSMITTQRAYSASSRIITTTDQMTQEVLGLIR is encoded by the coding sequence ATGAGCGTAACTTCTGCGATGTACACCGGTGTAAGCGGACTCTTAAGCAACAGCCAGGCGATGAGCGTTATCGGCAACAACATCGCCAACGTCAACACGACCGGCTTCAAAACCGCCAGGACCCTTTTTGCCGATCTCCTGTCGGACAGCATGGGGAACTTCCAGGTCGGCACCGGTTCGAGGGTGCAGACATCGGACGAGGTCTTCACCCAGGGCTCGATGCTCACCAGCGGCAATGTGACGGACCTGTGCATCTCCGGAGAATCGTTCTTCGCCCTGAAGGCGGCGGGGAGCCCATCGCCGGTGACGACGCAGGACGCGGCCTACCTCACCCGCGCCGGCACATTTCATGTGGACGGAAATCTGACGCTGGTAAACCCTGATGGCTACCAGGTGCTCGACACCCAGGGGAACCCGATCGTCTTCACCGACACCTTCGGCGCGACCCTGGACACATTCGGCAGCGACCTCGGCACGACGACCGTCACGGACATCACCGCAGACCTCGCGAAGGTGAAAGCCCTTGCCGACACGGACGCCACGAAGGTCGATGCTGCAGATGCCGCGTGCACGGCGTTGACCTCCGCGGCGGCGGCGTATGCCAGCTCGCCGAACGCCGCCACCTCCTCCACGCTGGCCGCTGCCATATCCGCCGCCTACAACGCGATCGTCGCGGCGAACGCTTCCTCGGCGACCCCGGCGGCCCTCACCACCGCCGCCGGTACCGTCGCCACCCTGAGCGCCGACGCCGCCGCCGCGGCGAACGCATGGAGGACCTCCTTTGGCAGCGTCTCCAGCATCAGCCAGGACGGTCTCATCACCTACCTCGGCAGGGACGGCGTCACGGAGAACTTCTACAACGTGAGCGGAGGCGCGGGGATAGCCGCGACCGCCGACAACGCCGGGAAGGTGCAGCGGATCGCGCTGGTGACGGCGGTGGACCCGACGGAGCTGCAGAAGGCGGGGGGCACCCTGTACAAGGCGGTTCCCGGCGCCGGTGTGCCGCACGAGGGTTTCAGCCTCGCCGCCAACACCCCGAACGGGACGAGCGAGAAGCTCATCTCCAACGCGCTGGAGGGGAGCAACACGGACATGGCGTCTGAGTTCGTGAGCATGATCACCACGCAGCGCGCCTATTCCGCAAGTTCTCGAATCATCACCACTACGGACCAGATGACCCAGGAAGTGCTTGGGCTGATCAGGTAG
- a CDS encoding TIGR02530 family flagellar biosynthesis protein, with product MIDNSVLFPQPIQAPRRGTGSTPAAKQVGGDSAFARVLDQKLPGEPVRFSQHALERLKARGITLSETDLKQLSGAVDSVAQKGGKESLVMTGDAALVVSIKNRTVVTAMDRQSMNGHVFTNIDSAVVF from the coding sequence ATGATCGATAACAGCGTACTCTTCCCGCAACCGATACAGGCTCCGAGGAGGGGGACCGGATCCACCCCGGCAGCGAAGCAGGTCGGCGGCGACTCCGCCTTCGCGAGGGTACTGGACCAGAAGCTTCCGGGCGAGCCGGTGCGCTTCTCGCAGCACGCCCTGGAGAGACTGAAGGCGCGCGGCATAACCCTTTCCGAGACGGACCTGAAACAGCTCTCCGGAGCGGTGGACAGCGTCGCCCAAAAGGGTGGAAAGGAATCCCTCGTAATGACAGGGGATGCGGCCCTCGTGGTCAGCATAAAGAACAGGACGGTAGTGACTGCGATGGATCGGCAGTCGATGAACGGCCATGTCTTTACCAACATAGATTCGGCAGTCGTCTTTTAA
- the fliM gene encoding flagellar motor switch protein FliM, producing MESILSKEEIDELVAAVLEGRVEPDKELSSAASEPQSFDLLNIEAHRVIPNLDIVYDGFIRYNRITMSNRLGRMVEIKKEEARAYKFGDFLQILPSPVCLGIYKLEPLKGAALVVFDSTLVFTIVESILGGSGSSTPPASRLFTPIEMRLAEKIVKDLLVDMEKAWAPLCPVKTSLLRMEMNPRLVNIVPPEYQLVTTSLKIQIEETVGSMILAVPFMTVEPIRDKLKRGMQTDMMAVDPLWSYRLSEELQDVPLELSVEMGGATISLSDLFTLSPGDTIMLDGGGREELVVKVGETRKFMGVAGTSSGNKAVQISRVLRGGGEA from the coding sequence ATGGAATCGATCCTCAGCAAGGAAGAAATTGACGAGCTGGTAGCGGCCGTCCTCGAAGGGAGGGTGGAGCCGGACAAAGAACTGTCCAGCGCCGCCAGCGAGCCGCAGAGCTTCGATCTCCTGAACATCGAGGCGCACCGGGTCATTCCGAACCTCGACATCGTCTACGACGGGTTCATCCGATACAACAGGATCACCATGTCGAACCGGCTCGGGCGGATGGTGGAGATCAAGAAGGAGGAGGCGCGGGCGTACAAGTTCGGCGACTTCCTCCAGATCCTCCCCTCGCCGGTCTGTCTCGGCATATACAAGCTGGAACCGCTGAAGGGCGCGGCGCTGGTGGTTTTTGACTCCACCCTCGTCTTTACCATCGTGGAGAGCATCCTCGGTGGCAGCGGCTCCTCCACCCCCCCCGCCAGCAGGCTCTTCACGCCGATCGAGATGCGGCTGGCGGAGAAGATCGTGAAGGATCTCCTGGTGGATATGGAAAAGGCGTGGGCTCCGCTGTGCCCGGTGAAAACCAGTCTCCTGCGCATGGAGATGAACCCGCGCCTGGTGAATATCGTCCCCCCCGAGTATCAGCTCGTCACCACCTCCCTGAAGATCCAGATCGAGGAGACGGTGGGGAGCATGATCCTCGCAGTCCCCTTCATGACGGTCGAGCCGATCAGGGACAAGCTGAAGCGGGGGATGCAGACGGATATGATGGCGGTGGATCCCCTCTGGTCCTATCGCCTTTCCGAGGAGCTCCAGGACGTACCGCTGGAGCTCTCGGTGGAGATGGGGGGGGCGACGATCTCCCTCTCGGATCTTTTCACGCTCTCCCCCGGTGATACCATCATGCTCGATGGCGGGGGACGGGAGGAATTGGTGGTGAAGGTGGGGGAGACCAGGAAGTTTATGGGGGTTGCGGGGACGAGCAGCGGCAACAAGGCCGTGCAGATCAGCCGCGTGCTCCGCGGAGGGGGTGAGGCTTGA
- the fliP gene encoding flagellar type III secretion system pore protein FliP (The bacterial flagellar biogenesis protein FliP forms a type III secretion system (T3SS)-type pore required for flagellar assembly.): MKIGKILLLVTLACLALAGVAHAEPLSIPTVSVGMGKVSKPGDVSTVLQIFFLMTVISLAPGLLMMTTSFTRIVVVLSFLRSAMGTQQAPSNQIVIGLSLFLTFFIMTPVWQQVNTQALQPYKAQTITQEEAFKRGVEPVRRFMLSQVREKDLALFLSLSKLPRPRNANDVPTMTLIPAYVVSELKTAFQIGFLIYIPFLVLDMVVASVLMSMGMMMLPPAMISLPFKLLLFVLVDGWGLVIGSLVKSFS; encoded by the coding sequence GTGAAAATAGGAAAGATTCTTCTGCTTGTGACCCTGGCCTGCCTTGCGCTTGCCGGCGTCGCCCATGCGGAGCCGTTGTCCATTCCGACGGTGAGCGTGGGGATGGGGAAGGTCTCCAAGCCCGGAGATGTATCGACGGTGCTGCAGATCTTCTTCCTGATGACGGTGATCTCGCTGGCGCCGGGGCTTCTGATGATGACGACCTCCTTCACGAGGATAGTGGTCGTCCTCTCCTTCCTGCGCAGCGCGATGGGAACGCAGCAGGCTCCCTCGAACCAGATCGTCATCGGGCTCTCCCTCTTTTTGACCTTCTTCATCATGACGCCGGTGTGGCAGCAGGTTAACACGCAGGCGCTGCAGCCGTACAAGGCACAGACGATAACGCAGGAGGAGGCATTCAAGAGGGGGGTGGAGCCGGTGCGGCGCTTCATGCTCTCGCAGGTACGGGAGAAGGATCTCGCCCTCTTTCTCTCCCTCTCGAAGCTCCCCCGGCCGCGCAACGCGAACGACGTCCCGACGATGACGCTGATCCCGGCGTACGTGGTGAGCGAGCTGAAGACCGCGTTCCAGATCGGCTTCCTGATCTACATCCCCTTTCTCGTGCTGGACATGGTGGTGGCGAGCGTGCTCATGTCGATGGGTATGATGATGCTCCCTCCGGCGATGATCTCGCTACCCTTCAAGCTACTCCTCTTTGTGCTGGTGGACGGGTGGGGACTCGTCATCGGCTCCCTCGTCAAGAGCTTCAGCTAG
- a CDS encoding flagellar hook-basal body protein, with product MSITSAMYTGVSGLLSNAQALTVIGNNISNVNTTGFKSGRTIFADMLSNMYMLDSQIGTGSQLQAVNDIFSQGSAQVTGNVTDLSIAGSSFFALKEPNTAAPVPTQDQALLTRAGAFSVDNNYTLVNPAGFQVLDTTGNPIKFLNTGVAPTTDFAKIVKVDPNGTITYLATDGVTQNFYNASGAVGIPTSGVPAARLAVVTASNPAVLRKVGGSLYKSVPSAGVPTGAFTLAANAPNATSERVISNSLEASNVDMANEFVNMILTQRAYSASSKTITTTDQMTQEVLGLIR from the coding sequence ATGAGTATTACTTCTGCAATGTACACTGGCGTGAGTGGTCTTTTGAGCAACGCGCAGGCACTGACCGTCATCGGCAACAACATCTCCAACGTCAACACCACCGGCTTCAAGAGCGGCAGGACGATTTTCGCCGACATGCTCTCCAACATGTACATGCTCGACTCCCAGATAGGTACCGGTTCGCAGCTGCAGGCAGTAAACGATATCTTCAGCCAGGGCTCCGCCCAGGTTACCGGCAACGTCACCGACCTCTCCATCGCCGGGAGCAGCTTTTTCGCCCTGAAGGAGCCGAACACCGCAGCTCCGGTGCCGACGCAGGACCAGGCGCTCCTGACGCGCGCAGGCGCCTTCTCCGTGGACAACAACTACACCCTGGTGAACCCCGCGGGGTTCCAGGTGCTCGACACCACCGGCAACCCGATCAAGTTCCTTAACACCGGCGTCGCCCCCACCACGGACTTCGCGAAGATCGTGAAGGTGGACCCGAACGGCACCATCACCTACCTCGCCACCGACGGCGTCACCCAGAACTTCTACAACGCCAGCGGCGCGGTGGGGATCCCGACCTCCGGCGTCCCGGCCGCGCGCCTCGCCGTGGTGACCGCTTCCAACCCGGCGGTGCTGAGGAAGGTCGGCGGCTCCCTCTACAAGTCGGTCCCTTCCGCCGGCGTGCCGACGGGAGCTTTCACCCTCGCGGCGAACGCTCCGAACGCCACCAGCGAGCGCGTCATCTCCAACTCGCTGGAGGCGAGTAACGTGGACATGGCGAACGAGTTCGTGAACATGATCCTCACCCAGCGCGCCTACTCGGCAAGCTCGAAGACGATCACCACCACTGACCAGATGACCCAGGAAGTGCTCGGTCTGATCAGGTAA
- a CDS encoding flagellar hook assembly protein FlgD, translating to MITAVNTTTDTTAAANEMRKTAGLNKNDFLQLFVTQLKNQDPMNPQDSSQFIGQLAQLTQVEQAYNTNTNLQNLLAQGTNNIAMNAVSFVGGTVQAAGSEVSLSAGTPSSINFNLGGAASSITVTVKDASGNTVKTITAGAAGAGDNAVSWDGTDNSGAALPSGAYSFSVSALDASGTKVAATPFIKGTVDGVDLSGSTPTLSVGNIQVPIYSVTSVKRS from the coding sequence ATGATTACAGCGGTCAACACCACCACGGACACAACGGCAGCAGCGAACGAAATGAGGAAGACGGCAGGGCTCAACAAGAACGACTTCCTCCAGCTCTTCGTGACGCAGCTCAAGAATCAGGACCCGATGAACCCGCAGGACAGCTCCCAGTTCATCGGCCAGCTGGCGCAACTCACCCAGGTGGAACAGGCCTACAACACAAACACGAACCTCCAGAACCTGCTGGCGCAGGGGACGAACAATATCGCCATGAACGCGGTCTCCTTCGTGGGAGGAACCGTGCAGGCGGCGGGCTCCGAGGTGAGCCTGAGCGCCGGCACGCCGAGCAGCATCAACTTCAACCTCGGCGGGGCGGCAAGCAGCATCACCGTCACGGTGAAGGACGCCAGCGGCAACACGGTGAAGACGATCACCGCCGGCGCCGCAGGAGCGGGGGACAACGCGGTCTCCTGGGACGGCACCGACAACAGCGGGGCGGCGCTCCCCTCCGGAGCATACTCCTTCTCCGTCAGCGCCCTCGATGCCAGCGGCACGAAGGTCGCGGCAACACCGTTTATCAAGGGGACGGTCGACGGTGTCGATCTTTCCGGTTCCACCCCGACCCTGAGCGTCGGAAATATACAGGTACCGATCTACAGCGTCACCTCGGTGAAGCGGAGCTGA
- the fliQ gene encoding flagellar biosynthesis protein FliQ, whose product MTPELVSQIGRRSFEAVLLLSAPLLICALVVGLLISIFQAVTSINEATLAFAPKIVAVMVALVIFFPWMMTYMSDFTREIYGMIANMRH is encoded by the coding sequence ATGACACCTGAACTCGTATCACAGATCGGCAGGCGCAGTTTCGAGGCGGTTCTTCTCCTCTCCGCGCCCCTTCTCATATGCGCCCTCGTTGTAGGGCTCCTGATCTCCATCTTCCAGGCTGTCACCTCCATCAACGAGGCGACGCTCGCCTTTGCGCCGAAGATCGTGGCGGTGATGGTGGCTCTGGTCATATTCTTTCCGTGGATGATGACCTACATGAGCGACTTCACCCGGGAAATTTACGGCATGATCGCCAACATGAGGCATTAG
- the fliO gene encoding flagellar biosynthetic protein FliO, which translates to MRKLPIVTAVLALPATAVAAGGPFDLLGSVVQTVASLALVIGIILIIYHFAGRLMKLSHGGSAANRYIRVLETRHLSPKKSLMLVEVGGEYLLLSNSGDGVNFLSKLELLEEIEVVEEKSASSLIPGRLKERVAGMLQELPLSLVKKNGGLA; encoded by the coding sequence ATGAGAAAACTCCCGATCGTAACGGCAGTGCTTGCGCTCCCCGCCACGGCGGTCGCCGCCGGAGGTCCCTTCGATCTCCTCGGCTCCGTGGTGCAGACCGTGGCCTCTCTTGCCCTGGTGATCGGCATCATACTGATAATCTACCATTTTGCCGGACGGCTCATGAAGCTCTCGCACGGTGGGAGCGCGGCTAACCGGTACATACGGGTGCTGGAAACGCGGCACCTTTCCCCGAAGAAGTCCCTCATGCTGGTGGAGGTGGGGGGGGAGTACCTCCTCCTCAGCAACAGCGGCGACGGGGTGAACTTCCTCTCCAAACTGGAGCTCCTGGAGGAGATCGAGGTCGTGGAAGAAAAAAGCGCCTCCTCCCTCATCCCCGGCCGTCTGAAGGAACGGGTGGCCGGGATGCTGCAGGAACTCCCCCTGTCGCTCGTCAAGAAAAACGGTGGTCTTGCGTGA
- the fliN gene encoding flagellar motor switch protein FliN, translated as MKNLDFIMDIPLQLTVELGRTRLLVRDVLQLNQGSVVELTKLAGEPLDVFVNSKLVARGEAVVVNDKFGIRLLDIISPNERVDKVL; from the coding sequence ATGAAGAACCTTGATTTCATCATGGACATCCCGCTGCAGCTCACGGTGGAACTCGGGCGCACGCGGTTGCTGGTGCGCGACGTGCTGCAGCTGAACCAGGGTTCCGTGGTGGAGCTCACGAAGCTCGCCGGCGAGCCTCTCGATGTCTTTGTGAACTCAAAGCTGGTGGCGCGCGGCGAGGCGGTGGTGGTGAACGACAAGTTCGGCATCCGTCTCCTGGACATCATCAGCCCGAACGAACGCGTGGACAAGGTGCTATGA
- a CDS encoding flagellar hook-length control protein FliK produces the protein MQNSLSALISDAQGAAAQRDAVTPVNGQKRGGFASLMAERAPDPAQDPGGEGAKETPAAPAASSPAAPAPAAAARPDEGARYVRLFSAPLPAAKAEARPDEPAPSATADGASVPHQPVPEEATPPAAAAPELHLVKSAAVPAGEAKGLTRAASVAGRKGNVPAQPRGVAVPFSPEAADPFSPPPFPEGGFSALKGSAPEIAAAERGVIVQEEPEPAPAGEALLQQVTPNGFSFVVPAIPLATERGAAAAAPVQAAEAPPAHAETVAAAPAAPAPPAPPVMAAPQRGETASPVQPPVHEVPAAVAAPAPTAPDISPAPATVASAVKAQVAAAPPHRNAARPAEAAAAQLRAPRAEENGTVTSRASAAGNAIPAAAVAEGRTKAKGAELSLAAAAPSTVASAPEAAATSAAPAQVERVELGAPRAAKSAPAAKPAAAARTAATLDPQGPPAVQTTPPAAAAVTAGESVAVSPEAPAVPTPAATSKAAPVVEPSAFSKGEPRMAAVAAAAPHTLRAAPKQVETVSASPAAPDGEAAAVTHPAPPEAAPASQIADAASTQAPLPAAPVLSAPAAVSETGLASATAVQAPAKAEPVLPPAAPSFRKAAEVAPAAASFLRSFATAEPATAAAAQDPAPLSVVAAATEAPSQVLSAAAAPAVAAAEIVVAAAEPASAAPLAAQGVFRHQVGFAAGGMVYSASARPLLNPQAPAQSEPLPGAPSQPASEGAKGMPAMAAPETPERIPGRALHAAIPGKGSESLSGTVLEAAAPAAGETLVASAQAPEAGTRTVEEEGAAPAAASPVTVENPAPLSREAAGAVPNLVMARPVPAPQGAESAPEGAAVPADPSTSAVKAAPSERSATLRRNRGLEAAQNPAATATEEAAASGAEGATKPAAKGSESAAPTKGDGPAAPIAEAKSGGGSKKGGHEHGSHPEQHAALQSATPAATPHATEAAFPEQKSAHQHSALHESILSQVKDGTVTQDARGHREISIRLHPEELGELKIQVRMEDNRVRVEVVTENHTVKELLLSNLDSLKTALSSKAFNMEGFNVSTGGAFSQLPEDKREPRQQSQGRTSRSARYGEESDIARVNYLTGGDNTLLDVRA, from the coding sequence ATGCAAAACTCGCTGTCGGCGCTAATTTCCGACGCGCAGGGCGCGGCGGCACAGCGCGACGCCGTTACTCCCGTCAATGGCCAAAAGAGGGGAGGCTTCGCCAGTCTCATGGCTGAGAGGGCGCCGGATCCCGCCCAGGATCCGGGCGGGGAGGGGGCGAAGGAGACCCCGGCGGCGCCTGCGGCTTCCTCCCCTGCCGCACCGGCTCCCGCGGCGGCCGCCCGTCCCGACGAGGGGGCCCGCTACGTCCGTCTTTTCTCTGCCCCTCTCCCCGCAGCAAAAGCTGAAGCACGCCCCGATGAGCCCGCTCCTTCCGCGACTGCCGACGGCGCCTCCGTGCCGCACCAGCCCGTGCCGGAGGAGGCTACCCCCCCTGCAGCGGCCGCCCCGGAACTGCACCTGGTGAAGAGCGCCGCCGTCCCTGCGGGAGAGGCCAAAGGTCTTACGAGAGCCGCCTCCGTAGCAGGGCGCAAAGGAAATGTCCCGGCGCAACCCCGTGGTGTTGCTGTCCCGTTTTCCCCCGAAGCCGCCGACCCGTTCTCACCCCCCCCCTTTCCGGAAGGAGGTTTCTCCGCGCTGAAAGGAAGCGCGCCGGAGATCGCGGCAGCGGAGCGCGGTGTCATCGTGCAGGAAGAGCCCGAGCCGGCTCCCGCCGGGGAAGCGCTCTTGCAGCAGGTAACTCCAAACGGTTTCTCCTTTGTGGTCCCCGCAATTCCCCTGGCGACGGAGAGGGGGGCGGCAGCGGCCGCACCGGTTCAGGCCGCGGAGGCTCCCCCGGCGCACGCTGAAACGGTTGCAGCCGCACCGGCGGCACCTGCGCCCCCCGCTCCCCCGGTGATGGCGGCGCCGCAGCGCGGTGAGACAGCTTCCCCCGTTCAGCCCCCCGTGCATGAGGTCCCCGCAGCTGTGGCTGCACCGGCACCTACGGCACCCGACATTTCTCCGGCCCCCGCGACCGTTGCCTCTGCAGTGAAGGCACAGGTCGCTGCCGCTCCCCCTCACCGCAATGCAGCCCGCCCCGCTGAAGCTGCGGCGGCACAGCTTCGCGCCCCCCGGGCGGAGGAGAATGGAACAGTTACGAGCCGCGCTTCGGCCGCCGGGAACGCAATCCCTGCTGCAGCAGTTGCAGAAGGGAGAACGAAGGCAAAGGGTGCGGAACTTTCCCTTGCGGCGGCAGCTCCGTCGACTGTGGCATCGGCGCCCGAGGCCGCTGCGACTTCGGCGGCGCCGGCGCAGGTCGAGCGCGTCGAGCTTGGTGCCCCCCGTGCAGCGAAGAGCGCACCCGCAGCAAAACCAGCAGCGGCGGCAAGGACCGCAGCGACACTCGATCCGCAGGGACCGCCAGCGGTGCAGACGACTCCTCCCGCCGCTGCCGCGGTGACGGCAGGTGAATCGGTCGCTGTCTCCCCGGAAGCTCCGGCGGTACCGACTCCGGCGGCGACCTCGAAAGCCGCCCCAGTTGTGGAACCTTCTGCGTTTTCAAAGGGAGAGCCGCGAATGGCAGCGGTCGCCGCAGCAGCGCCGCATACGCTGCGCGCAGCGCCGAAGCAGGTGGAAACGGTCAGCGCGTCCCCGGCAGCACCTGATGGTGAGGCGGCAGCGGTGACTCACCCCGCCCCTCCCGAAGCGGCACCCGCAAGTCAAATTGCCGACGCTGCGTCAACGCAGGCGCCCCTTCCAGCTGCTCCGGTTCTTTCCGCTCCCGCTGCGGTGTCAGAGACGGGGCTGGCCTCGGCCACAGCAGTACAGGCTCCCGCGAAGGCAGAACCCGTTCTTCCTCCCGCAGCTCCCAGCTTCCGCAAGGCCGCTGAAGTGGCTCCTGCAGCTGCTTCCTTCCTGCGAAGCTTCGCCACCGCCGAACCGGCGACGGCAGCTGCGGCACAGGATCCGGCGCCTCTTTCCGTCGTCGCTGCCGCCACAGAGGCTCCTTCTCAAGTGCTCTCTGCTGCCGCAGCACCCGCTGTCGCTGCAGCTGAAATCGTGGTGGCAGCGGCCGAGCCCGCGTCTGCAGCGCCTCTGGCGGCGCAGGGGGTATTCAGGCATCAGGTAGGATTCGCGGCAGGTGGGATGGTGTACAGTGCATCGGCACGTCCCTTGCTAAATCCGCAAGCGCCGGCACAGTCGGAGCCCCTCCCGGGCGCTCCCTCGCAGCCGGCTTCCGAGGGCGCCAAGGGGATGCCCGCGATGGCTGCTCCCGAAACGCCGGAAAGGATACCGGGGCGTGCCCTTCACGCGGCGATCCCCGGAAAGGGTTCCGAGAGTTTGAGTGGCACGGTGCTGGAAGCTGCCGCTCCCGCCGCGGGTGAGACGCTCGTCGCCTCGGCCCAGGCGCCCGAGGCGGGCACCCGGACAGTGGAGGAAGAGGGTGCCGCACCGGCGGCCGCTTCCCCGGTTACAGTGGAGAACCCGGCCCCTCTCTCCAGGGAGGCGGCTGGTGCAGTACCGAACCTGGTGATGGCGCGTCCCGTCCCGGCACCTCAGGGTGCGGAGTCTGCGCCGGAGGGTGCGGCGGTTCCCGCCGATCCCTCAACCTCCGCGGTGAAGGCGGCTCCTTCGGAGCGCTCCGCCACGCTGCGGAGAAACCGGGGACTCGAGGCGGCACAGAACCCTGCCGCGACAGCGACAGAAGAGGCCGCAGCCAGTGGCGCAGAAGGCGCGACGAAACCTGCAGCAAAGGGCTCCGAATCGGCGGCACCTACCAAAGGGGATGGGCCGGCGGCACCGATCGCAGAAGCGAAATCGGGAGGGGGAAGCAAAAAAGGGGGACACGAGCATGGCTCGCACCCCGAGCAGCACGCGGCGCTGCAAAGCGCCACACCCGCTGCGACACCCCACGCCACCGAGGCGGCGTTCCCGGAACAGAAGAGCGCGCATCAGCACAGCGCGCTGCACGAGAGCATCCTGTCGCAGGTAAAGGACGGGACGGTGACCCAGGATGCCAGGGGGCACCGCGAAATCAGCATCAGGCTCCATCCGGAAGAACTGGGAGAGCTGAAGATCCAGGTCCGCATGGAGGACAACCGGGTGCGCGTGGAAGTAGTCACAGAGAACCACACGGTGAAGGAGCTTCTCCTCAGCAACCTGGACAGTCTGAAGACAGCCCTCTCCTCGAAGGCTTTCAACATGGAGGGGTTCAACGTCTCGACCGGCGGCGCCTTCAGCCAGCTCCCGGAGGACAAGAGGGAACCGAGACAGCAGTCGCAAGGAAGGACATCCCGCAGCGCAAGGTACGGAGAGGAGTCCGACATCGCACGGGTCAACTACCTGACCGGAGGCGACAACACTCTGCTGGACGTAAGAGCCTAG
- a CDS encoding flagellar basal body-associated FliL family protein, producing MAEQAKEQAPPPKDKKKLFIIIGAAVAVLLVIGVAAGFFMGGGKEKKGHGAEAKVEASEGGEAKAESKGEGGGHGGGGGEGKGAATNVYPLEPFIVNIYDGQEIRYLKLKVEFELATPEVKGELDAKQAPLRDAILVLLTTKTMQEIQDLQGKNQLREQILAAVGKIATPGKVTKVYFTDFVVQ from the coding sequence ATGGCCGAACAGGCGAAAGAGCAGGCGCCCCCCCCGAAGGACAAAAAGAAGCTTTTCATCATCATCGGTGCTGCGGTGGCCGTTCTCCTCGTCATAGGCGTAGCCGCCGGGTTCTTCATGGGTGGCGGTAAGGAGAAGAAGGGGCACGGCGCGGAAGCGAAGGTGGAGGCGAGCGAAGGGGGCGAGGCGAAGGCCGAGTCGAAAGGGGAAGGCGGAGGTCATGGCGGCGGTGGTGGCGAAGGAAAGGGTGCCGCGACGAACGTATATCCGCTGGAGCCGTTCATCGTCAACATCTACGACGGCCAGGAGATCCGCTACCTGAAGCTGAAGGTGGAATTCGAGCTGGCCACCCCCGAGGTGAAGGGTGAGCTGGACGCGAAGCAGGCTCCGCTGCGGGATGCCATCCTCGTCCTTCTCACCACGAAGACGATGCAGGAGATCCAGGACCTGCAGGGTAAAAACCAGCTGCGCGAACAGATCCTCGCCGCGGTAGGGAAGATCGCCACCCCGGGGAAGGTCACGAAGGTGTACTTTACCGACTTCGTGGTGCAGTAG